The genomic stretch CGCCGCCGGCCGCCCGAACGTCCTCGGCGAGGGCACGAGCCACGGCGGGGTAGTCGACGATCGCGGTGGTCGGGGAGTACAGCGCGGCACGCCCCACGACCCCTGGCTCGCGCTCCGCGATCTGACGCTCCGAGAGCCACTCGAGACCCGGCACGCCGTTCGCCTCGCCGCGCCGTCGCAGCTCACGCAGTCGTGCGACCTCGGCCTCGTCGCGGGCCACGATCAGCTTCCCGATCTCGTCGTAGGCGATGCCTCGAGTCGCGCAGTAAGCCTTGAGCTCCGTGGCCCCCTCTCGGCACAGCCGCGCCTTGAGGCTCCCCGGCTCGTAGTAAACCCCCGCGTGGACGACGCCGGAGTTGTGGCCGGTCTGATGACGGCCGACATCCGGCTCCTTCTCCAGGACCACGACCCGCGAACCCGGACGTGACTCGACGAGCCGAGCCGCGATCCCCAGCCCGACGATGCCCGCGCCGACCACACCGACGTCGGCCCCCCCGGTCACCACTCGTGCCTCACCGCCGCCGTCTTCAGGCGGGTGTAGAAGCGCAGCCCGCTCGTGCCCTGCTCCTTGAACGGCGACCCCGAGTCGCGGAACCCGCCGAAGGGGTGGTGGACGTCCCAGCCGGCCGTAGGCAGGTTGACCGCAACCTGCCCCACGTCGACCCGCTCGACGAACGACGCCGATGCGGTGAGGCTTGTCGTGAACACGGCGGCCGCGAGGCCGTACGCCGAGTCGTTGACCAGGGCCACTGCCTCGTCCAGACCGTGGCAGGTAGCGACGGCGAGCACTGGGCCGAAGACCTCCTCGCGCCAGAGCCGCATGTCGGGCGTCACCCCGTCGACCACGGTCGGCTCGACGAAACAGCCATGAGCCAGGAGCTCGTCAGTGGGGGTCCGGCCGCCGTGGACGACGCGCGCGCCGGCGTCGCGGGCGGTCACGACATGCTCCAGCGCGGTCCTCTGCTGAGCCTTGCTGACCACCGGACCCATCGTCGTGCGCGGGTCTCGGCCCGGCCCGACGACGATGCGCGAGACCCGGTCGAGGAGCAGTTCCATGAACGCGTCGGCGACCGAGGCGTCGACGACCAAGCGGCTCGTCGCGGTGCAGCGCTGCCCACTCTGCGCGAACGCGGCCGACGTGACGACGCTCGCCGCCAGCTCGAGGTCGGCGTCGGCGAGGACCACGGAGGCGTTCTTGCCGCCGGTCTCCGACTGCAGCCGTACGCCGGTGCCGGCGAGCCGGCCCTCGAG from Actinomycetes bacterium encodes the following:
- a CDS encoding aldehyde dehydrogenase family protein, with the translated sequence MSTSAEAPVFGNLLADAWVQGSGGDPLEVRDPADLRIVVGRVPSMTPEDVGAAYQAAAAGLEVWRATGPLDRATVLQRAAHLLRRDQQDLAGLIVSEMGKTLAEAGVEVAKTADFFDFYASLARLPQGELLADARPGTRTEVRVEPVGVVLAITPWNDPLLTPARKLAPALAAGNAVVIKPSEESPLITLRLAQVLRDAGLPPGVLGTVTGSSRVLSDALLLDPRVAAVTFTGSTPVGRLLEGRLAGTGVRLQSETGGKNASVVLADADLELAASVVTSAAFAQSGQRCTATSRLVVDASVADAFMELLLDRVSRIVVGPGRDPRTTMGPVVSKAQQRTALEHVVTARDAGARVVHGGRTPTDELLAHGCFVEPTVVDGVTPDMRLWREEVFGPVLAVATCHGLDEAVALVNDSAYGLAAAVFTTSLTASASFVERVDVGQVAVNLPTAGWDVHHPFGGFRDSGSPFKEQGTSGLRFYTRLKTAAVRHEW